The following are encoded in a window of Vigna unguiculata cultivar IT97K-499-35 chromosome 8, ASM411807v1, whole genome shotgun sequence genomic DNA:
- the LOC114194804 gene encoding uncharacterized protein LOC114194804: protein MSNLAKLEFAALDISGDNYLSWILDAEIHLDAMGLGDAIKEENKASEQDKAKAMIFLRRHLHEGLKIEYLTIKDPSVLWKNLKERYDHQKTVILPKARYDWMHLRLQDFKTVSEYNSAMFRITSQLTLCGERITDEDMLEKTFSTFHATNLLLQQQYREKGFVLHNAALLCSVRGSR, encoded by the exons ATGTCAAATCTTGCAAAGCTTGAATTTGCGGCCCTTGATATTTCGGGGGACAATTATTTATCATGGATTTTAGATGCTGAGATTCATCTAGATGCAATGGGTCTGGGTGATGctattaaagaagaaaataaagcatCTGAACAAGATAAAGCTAAAGCTATGATTTTCCTTCGTCGCCATCTTCATGAAGGGTTGAAAATTGAATACCTTACTATAAAAGACCCTTCTGTACtatggaaaaatttaaaagaaagatatgaCCATCAAAAGACCGTGATTTTGCCAAAAGCTCGTTATGATTGGATGCATTTACGGTTGCAAGATTTTAAAACTGTAAGTGAATATAATTCTGCAATGTTTAGAATTACTTCTCAATTGACTCTATGTGGAGAAAGAATTACTGATGAAGATATGTTGGAAAAAACATTCTCAACTTTTCATGCAACTAATTTGCTTTTGCAACAACAGTATCGTGAAAAAG GGTTCGTACTTCATAACGCGGCGCTGTTGTGTTCTGTTCGTGGATCTCGTTGA
- the LOC114194121 gene encoding glycosyltransferase BC10-like isoform X2, producing MKKERAWPQFIRNLLIMVGSRSRPQLRRPTWIIVLVSIVCVFLIAAYVYPPRSPSSCSLFSSRGCGGSIIDLPPAAQSRQLTDAEVESRVVINEILNYYPVITKKPKVAFLFLTPSSLPFERLWHMFFKGHEGKFSVYVHASKDKPTHVSPYFIGRDIHSAPVGWGKISMVEAERRLLANALLDPDNQHFVLLSESCIPVRRFDFVYNYLLLTNVSFIDSYVDPGPHGNGRYIEYMLPEVEKKDFRKGSQPNMEGNRNCYADEHYLPTFFTMLDPGGIANWSVTYVDWSEGKWHPRSFRARDVTYQVMKNIAYIDESPHFTSDAKRTVVITPCVLNGSKRSCYLFARKFFPETQERLIQLYSNSTIF from the exons ATGAAGAAGGAACGTGCATGGCCGCAATTCATAAGGAATCTTTTGATCATGGTTGGATCAAGAAGCCGGCCACAGTTGAGGAGGCCTACTTGGATTATTGTTCTTGTTTCCATAGTGTGTGTGTTTCTCATTGCTGCCTACGTGTATCCGCCGCGGAGCCCGTCTTCCTGCTCTCTCTTCTCCTCCAGGGGTTGTGGTGGCAGTATTATCGATCTACCACCTGCGGCTCAGTCGCGCCAATTGACTGATGCGGAGGTTGAGTCTCGGGTTGTTATTAACGAGATTCTCAACTATTATCCTGTGATAACCAAGAAACCTAAAGtagcttttttgtttttgactCCGAGTTCGTTGCCGTTCGAGAGGCTCTGGCACATGTTCTTTAAG GGCCATGAGGGCAAATTCTCTGTTTATGTACATGCATCAAAGGACAAGCCAACACATGTCAGCCCCTATTTTATTGGTCGAGACATTCACAGTGCGCCG GTAGGCTGGGGAAAAATTTCTATGGTTGAGGCTGAAAGAAGACTTTTGGCAAATGCACTGTTAGACCCTGATAATCAACATTTTGTGTTGTTGTCTGAAAG TTGTATACCTGTACGTCGCTTTGATTTTGTGTACAACTACTTATTATTAACAAATGTCAGCTTTATTGACAG CTATGTGGATCCTGGTCCTCATGGAAATGGCAGGTATATAGAATATATGTTGCCCGAAGTGGAAAAGAAAGATTTTCGAAAGGGTTCCCAG CCGAATATGGAGGGAAACCGCAATTGCTACGCTGATGAGCATTACCTGCCAACCTTCTTTACT ATGCTTGATCCAGGTGGAATCGCAAATTGGTCAGTAACATACGTTGATTGGTCTGAAGGAAAATGGCATCCGAGGTCATTCAGAGCTCGGGATGTTACTTATCAAGTCATGAAAAACATAGCA TACATTGATGAAAGTCCACATTTTACAAGTGATGCAAAG AGAACAGTGGTGATTACACCTTGCGTATTGAACGGCTCAAAACGATCATGTTATCTATTTGCCCGGAAGTTTTTCCCAGAAACTCAGGAAAGATTGATCCAGCTCTACTCTAATTCTACAATATTctaa
- the LOC114194121 gene encoding glycosyltransferase BC10-like isoform X1, protein MKKERAWPQFIRNLLIMVGSRSRPQLRRPTWIIVLVSIVCVFLIAAYVYPPRSPSSCSLFSSRGCGGSIIDLPPAAQSRQLTDAEVESRVVINEILNYYPVITKKPKVAFLFLTPSSLPFERLWHMFFKGHEGKFSVYVHASKDKPTHVSPYFIGRDIHSAPVGWGKISMVEAERRLLANALLDPDNQHFVLLSESCIPVRRFDFVYNYLLLTNVSFIDSYVDPGPHGNGRYIEYMLPEVEKKDFRKGSQWFSMKRQHAIIIMADSLYFTKFKHHCRPNMEGNRNCYADEHYLPTFFTMLDPGGIANWSVTYVDWSEGKWHPRSFRARDVTYQVMKNIAYIDESPHFTSDAKRTVVITPCVLNGSKRSCYLFARKFFPETQERLIQLYSNSTIF, encoded by the exons ATGAAGAAGGAACGTGCATGGCCGCAATTCATAAGGAATCTTTTGATCATGGTTGGATCAAGAAGCCGGCCACAGTTGAGGAGGCCTACTTGGATTATTGTTCTTGTTTCCATAGTGTGTGTGTTTCTCATTGCTGCCTACGTGTATCCGCCGCGGAGCCCGTCTTCCTGCTCTCTCTTCTCCTCCAGGGGTTGTGGTGGCAGTATTATCGATCTACCACCTGCGGCTCAGTCGCGCCAATTGACTGATGCGGAGGTTGAGTCTCGGGTTGTTATTAACGAGATTCTCAACTATTATCCTGTGATAACCAAGAAACCTAAAGtagcttttttgtttttgactCCGAGTTCGTTGCCGTTCGAGAGGCTCTGGCACATGTTCTTTAAG GGCCATGAGGGCAAATTCTCTGTTTATGTACATGCATCAAAGGACAAGCCAACACATGTCAGCCCCTATTTTATTGGTCGAGACATTCACAGTGCGCCG GTAGGCTGGGGAAAAATTTCTATGGTTGAGGCTGAAAGAAGACTTTTGGCAAATGCACTGTTAGACCCTGATAATCAACATTTTGTGTTGTTGTCTGAAAG TTGTATACCTGTACGTCGCTTTGATTTTGTGTACAACTACTTATTATTAACAAATGTCAGCTTTATTGACAG CTATGTGGATCCTGGTCCTCATGGAAATGGCAGGTATATAGAATATATGTTGCCCGAAGTGGAAAAGAAAGATTTTCGAAAGGGTTCCCAG TGGTTCTCAATGAAACGGCAGCATGCTATAATAATTATGGCAGACAGTCtctattttacaaaattcaagCACCATTGCAGG CCGAATATGGAGGGAAACCGCAATTGCTACGCTGATGAGCATTACCTGCCAACCTTCTTTACT ATGCTTGATCCAGGTGGAATCGCAAATTGGTCAGTAACATACGTTGATTGGTCTGAAGGAAAATGGCATCCGAGGTCATTCAGAGCTCGGGATGTTACTTATCAAGTCATGAAAAACATAGCA TACATTGATGAAAGTCCACATTTTACAAGTGATGCAAAG AGAACAGTGGTGATTACACCTTGCGTATTGAACGGCTCAAAACGATCATGTTATCTATTTGCCCGGAAGTTTTTCCCAGAAACTCAGGAAAGATTGATCCAGCTCTACTCTAATTCTACAATATTctaa